Part of the Parambassis ranga unplaced genomic scaffold, fParRan2.1 scaffold_184_arrow_ctg1, whole genome shotgun sequence genome, ggcaacaaggaattctattttctgattggtcgatatgtcgctaattccagacagctatgtGAGCGCACAgaagtctgccttttactcatccTGTGAAGTTTGGGTGGGGTCAAATAAAACGTATGAATTCATTTGTTTGATCCTCAGatcacaaacatattttttagacagttcattttttttaataaaatataaccaGAAAACAATGTGGAATGATTTACAAACATGAAGTGAAATTCAACTATATGCTCTCGTCAGGAACCTTTTTTGTTGCCTTGGAGAGTCtccactgccacctgctggctgttTTAACTTGtgaatccatccattaatggaATAGATAGCTTTGAATCATGCAACAGGAACATTCACATTTTCTTAAATCAAATTATTCTTACCTATCAGtccatttattaaaaaactaAGTAAGGTCACTGATAATGGGAAATCATCACTTtaagtgcagaaaaaaacaatcaatcatcagtgtaCAGTTTTGTCTGTCCAAGCCATCAATTAAAATGGAAAGTCAACATAGAATTGGAAAGGATGTTTGCATTGGCAAGTAAAGCAGTAAAGCCAATGGAGACAATGtcctctcttctgtctcctGCCAACAAATTTCAGCTTCTTTAGCAATTCAGAGCAGTTTTTAATatgttaatgtggaaaagtgaaATAAGCGATAAGGGCATGCTCTTCATAACATAATGTTGTTGACATAGTGaggagtcaaagcaaatattcagacttttccttccttccactATTCTGGGCTGTGTTGTATTCCCCGGACTTGTGGAATagatcatcatttcacttcATCACTTCAGTTGTGATGCTTCAAAAGTTTACTAGTAAGATTCTGCTGTGACTTAATATGAAACTATGAAGTTCCCTGTTACTAACAGACATGGTGGATAAATCAACAGGAAGTGTGGAGGTTTTTGCAAATTTGCAGAAATATGAATGCTGAGTATCAGCACTGTGGTGCAGCGGTTAGCCATGTCGCAaaaaggttcctggttcaattccagctgcagccttactttgtggagtttgcacattctccctgtgcctgtgtgggttttctctggttTGCTCTGGCCTCCTCCTACATACCAAAGACttgttagtttaatttaaattgCCCGTAAGTGTGAATTAAgtttgtttgttcatgtttgcCCTATtatagactggtgacctgtagATAGGTTGATAggctgggataggttccagccccccatgaccctgcactgcaggaggaagcggaTTCAGggaagaggatggatggatggatgctgacTATGGTAGAACAATTTGAGGACAGTGTGCAACATTTACACTAAATGGTAGGATtaccgctgctcctccacatcaggagtcagctgaggtggctcgggcatctgtttcggatgcctcctggatgcctctttggggaggtgttccaggcatctgtgtgtgtccggtgagagggaagtctgggtgtccctgcttagactgctgcccctgcgacccggccccggataagcggttgaagatggatggatggattaataCAGGAAGGCAGGCATCCCTGAGGGAAATTTAGGCTCTCAGGAAAATCACAGCTTATCAATGAATTGTTAATCTAACGATAAGGTCATTTAATAAACGATTAATGAATGAATCGATAATTTGCATATACCAGGTTAGTTGTTATGATGTACTTTGGGCTGTATGTTGGTTGTTTTTTGGGTTTGCTCTGCCCCCTATGGGcagttcttttcttttcaggaaGGCTGGGCATGGTTTCCAGTTGGTTGGAGGCTGGCACACCTCCGCTCCATCTGTGCTCTTTCTCaatataagtgtgtgtctgtctggtaaCTTTCACTCCACCTAGAAACCACTTTTGTGACGTATTTGCTGTGAATACTTTTTGTGATTCAACTAAtgactctgtgtttttgttctttttccctAGATGCTGTAGCAAACCACTCCAACCAGCCTCCAGCCAGCCACGCCGTTTTTGCGTCACAACATTTTTGCTTAGGattattctctgtttttggaCTTACCTGAGTGTTTTCAATTATTAAAACTTCACTAAATCCTTCCCTCTATGGCAGGGGTGTCCAgactacggcccgcgggccaactgCAGCCCACGGTAGGATTAGAcagcttctatcttaaaatgtgttatttttggcccgccagccaaacacagtaaatcatacaaaatcaacaattCTTATTTTCATtctaactcattgtgtaacatttgcatgattctctgagcagaacattatcactctctctctgtctgcatcgtcaCAGAGCGTCACAGTGCTgtagggcttggttgttggttacagctacgcagagggctctgaTGGTGCAAAACACcagttcagcacttcgacacaattcaccccgagactaaacatgcttctgcatctgTACAAGTgcagttctccaaaactacggagcccctctgtgacatggttgaaaaataaataaattgtggccacaaatgatgtataacatgcgcacgaaatattgtttttttagttgtagtagtagtagcccTATTATAATTCATGGtctgggagcgggctgcccggccagggagcaACCTCCCCATGCAGCAATGAGCATCCCTCCCTGGGGAATGTGCTGAAGCACTGGGGAGCTCCAGGAaggcaggggagtggagcggagctcCCTGCCATAAGAGGAGTCAAAGCAACacgatggagaggaagagggacgctcatcgctccctgctgcacgggaggctgcgtcctggccggGGAGCCTGTTAGTGTCTTTGTACCTgcagctggataaaagcaattctccagaaatgcgaacatttgtaaacaatTAATTAGTTAGTGTCATGggagcagactgtctgttataaactgtgatgttttattggtgcAGCAATGAGCAGTCCTTCTTTGCTTGTTAACAATATCTGTTGTTATACTGTCAGATGTACAGTGAGTGTAGATGcggtcattcagtacgcatctgtcgtaaggcatgtcatcacgtttttacgtctcgttggcatgcactgcaaacctgtgtaaacattaaattaccagaccctttgagatcagcactaaatgactcccacctagtctaccagacattttattgatgtctgctgctcctaaaccagacctgccacatatgatcagatctcacctgcacagtagagtcgataacttgcctgttgctctgttatcacaaccacacagtttctgaaagttttaaatttatgctgtaaattcatataacatgttctgatctgttgATCTGAATGCtacgatgttattttgtttgttgtgtgaaatgaaatatattacataacagcatacacatttttaaaataataaaataatgtcattggcgactgttggccctcggagacttTCACATTATCAAATGTGACCCTCCCCAAAAAAGGTTGGACACCCCTGCTGAATGGTCACATTTTTACTGCCTGTTAGCAACATATTTTCCATCATTAGTCTGTCTTTATCTCAcccaaaacaataaataactaATTTCCTTCCTCTCCACCCACAAAAAAGACACCGCCCCTGTATCCCACATTATATGTCACAAAGTGAAACTACTGTTTCAAACCAGACAAATCCACCGGTGTGGAAGGGCTCAAAGGCTGAGATCAAGGcaagtattttaaaaatgcaaacctTTAATGTTGTGAGGCAGCTGtaagtttttttcattttggttttatatttttttaatcattcattttatattttagtATACCACTCATTATTCACTAGTTCACACAAGTTCTTTTTCCATTATCACTGATCAACAAATTTAAGAAAACAATATCTGCAAGACATTAAATGACATAGACTTTTCACTATGTCATGGAaggtaattattatttttacctcTCTTTTACTGCAGATATCAAGATTCATCATGGATGCTGACCTTGATCCTGAAATTAAAGAAGCACTCCATAACAGTGATCAAATCCTGGCTGTTGAAATGATTAAGAAGCTTTTGGACAAGCAGAACAACACACCTGTCAACATTGCTGTCACTGGAGAGTCTGGCTCTGGTAAATCCAGTTTTGTTAATGCCTTCAGGGGCCTAGACAACAGAGATGAGGGAGCTGCACCCACTGGTTGTGTAGAAACCACCAGAGAAGTTACAGAATACCCCAATCCAAACTATCCTAATGTGACCTTATGGGATCTCCCTGGTATCGGCACCACCAAGTTTCCAGCTGACAAGTATCTGGAGCATGTTGGACTGGAGAAGTTTGACTTCTTCATCATTGTCTCAGCCACTCGCTTCAGAGAAAATGACGTCAAACTTGCTCAGGAGATTCAGAAGATGGGGAAGAGGTTCTACTTTGTCCGCTCAAAGATCGACAGTGATTTACAAAATGAAGAAAGGAGTCAGAGAGAGtttgacagagagaagactctGATAAAAATCAGAGAGAACTGCATTCAAGGTAAGAGTGCACCAATACATTAAAATCAGTTCAAACATTAGATACAAACAAGCAGCAAATTAATTATTATGAAATGATCGTTTTCATTGTTTAGTGCTCTTCACTTCTATGCATGAGACAATCCTGCAACTCCTCATTAGGTAATATGCAGCCAGGTCTTTAAAGTTTgggaatcagaatcagaaa contains:
- the LOC114429639 gene encoding interferon-inducible GTPase 5-like, producing MSQSETTVSNQTNPPVWKGSKAEIKISRFIMDADLDPEIKEALHNSDQILAVEMIKKLLDKQNNTPVNIAVTGESGSGKSSFVNAFRGLDNRDEGAAPTGCVETTREVTEYPNPNYPNVTLWDLPGIGTTKFPADKYLEHVGLEKFDFFIIVSATRFRENDVKLAQEIQKMGKRFYFVRSKIDSDLQNEERSQREFDREKTLIKIRENCIQGLQKEGFESPQVFLVSSFQLHEFDFSLLQETLERELPEHKRKALLFAMPIVNLRVIEKKKKAFMSQIKYYALGSAAGATVPVPGLSLAVDVGILVATITQYVFGFGLDVSTMKKLAARSGVPYDDLVKVVHSHLSAKQITEDLVLKVLASLAGTAALLAIEEGTRFIPLVGIPLAMGLSSFTTYRALQFFPNELAEDAERVFKRVTSE